A genomic window from Rhodococcus sp. KBS0724 includes:
- a CDS encoding undecaprenyl-diphosphate phosphatase encodes MGEAMTWLQAMVLGLVQGLTEFLPVSSSGHLRIVSEIFFGSDAGASFTAVTQLGTELAVLIYFARDIVRIVTAWFRGLFHAEHRGDLDYRMGWYVIIGTLPVGILGFLFKDQIRTGARNLWLIATMLIVFALVIAAAEYYGRKSRPIESLTARDGIIMGSAQALALIPGVSRSGGTISAGLFLGLTREAAARYSFLLAIPAVLASGLFSLPDAFEPAGEGLNASGPQLFVATVIAFAVGYAAIAWLLKFVVNHSMYWFVGYRIALGVVVLALLATGVVSAT; translated from the coding sequence ATGGGTGAGGCGATGACATGGCTACAGGCCATGGTCCTGGGGCTCGTGCAGGGATTGACCGAATTTCTTCCCGTCTCGTCGTCGGGGCACCTGCGGATCGTCTCCGAGATTTTCTTCGGAAGTGACGCCGGTGCGTCCTTCACCGCGGTGACTCAGCTCGGCACCGAACTTGCGGTCCTGATCTATTTTGCGCGCGACATCGTGAGGATCGTCACCGCATGGTTCCGCGGGTTGTTCCATGCCGAGCATCGCGGCGACCTCGACTACCGGATGGGCTGGTACGTCATCATCGGTACCCTTCCCGTCGGTATTCTCGGTTTCCTGTTCAAGGACCAAATCCGTACCGGCGCACGCAATTTGTGGTTGATCGCCACGATGCTCATCGTGTTTGCGCTCGTGATCGCCGCCGCCGAGTACTACGGACGTAAGTCCCGACCCATCGAATCCCTCACGGCGCGCGACGGCATAATCATGGGTTCGGCGCAGGCGCTTGCCCTCATTCCCGGGGTGTCCCGTTCGGGTGGAACCATCAGTGCCGGTCTGTTTCTCGGACTTACGCGCGAGGCCGCTGCACGCTATTCGTTCCTGCTGGCAATCCCGGCGGTGCTCGCGTCGGGGCTCTTCAGCCTGCCCGACGCCTTCGAACCTGCGGGCGAGGGACTGAACGCCAGCGGCCCCCAGCTGTTCGTCGCGACGGTCATCGCGTTTGCTGTCGGCTACGCGGCCATCGCGTGGTTGCTCAAGTTTGTGGTCAATCATTCGATGTATTGGTTCGTCGGGTACAGAATCGCTCTCGGCGTAGTCGTCCTTGCGTTGCTGGCCACAGGGGTTGTGTCCGCGACATAA
- a CDS encoding DDE-type integrase/transposase/recombinase: MTRRRKMLSPAVLVAITERAAGRKVNIAALCREENISTSWFYEQLGRFTKGGLEALTPHSTAPHTRPSTTPPGVVEAIVRARKDLHDEGSDNGPFYIRQRLIADAETIIPSESTIYRHLKQRGQILAQPNKRPHTYRRFEFPAPNACWQIDGTHIYLANGTRVTVVEIIDDHSRVCIASHAAVSESFESAWAALQSGFEEYRYPTMILSDNGTAFSGRRRGTISELERELAAPGIVAISSSVAHPQTCGKVERHHQTMKKWLAARPAAASLPQLQILLDEYRRFYNNRPQKTLGGATPSTRWAATPPAAPHPTAMVAAGTSTRPSSPTGVIKIHGLSIHLGRVWKNRETVVFWQGERYAVFVDDELARELVVDRTHTRQLLNPRKS, encoded by the coding sequence ATGACACGCCGCCGAAAGATGCTCAGCCCTGCTGTCCTGGTCGCGATCACAGAACGAGCGGCTGGCCGCAAGGTCAACATCGCAGCCCTGTGCCGCGAGGAGAACATCAGCACCAGCTGGTTCTACGAACAACTCGGCCGGTTCACCAAAGGCGGCTTGGAGGCGTTGACACCGCACAGCACGGCACCCCACACACGACCCTCGACCACCCCACCCGGGGTGGTCGAGGCCATCGTGCGGGCCCGCAAAGACCTCCACGACGAAGGTAGTGACAACGGACCGTTCTACATTCGGCAACGACTCATCGCCGACGCAGAAACGATCATTCCGTCCGAGTCGACGATCTACCGTCACCTCAAACAACGCGGGCAGATCCTCGCGCAACCGAACAAACGCCCCCACACCTACCGTCGATTCGAATTCCCGGCACCGAACGCGTGCTGGCAGATCGACGGCACCCACATCTACCTCGCCAACGGCACCCGAGTCACCGTCGTCGAGATCATCGACGACCACTCCCGCGTCTGTATCGCATCACATGCGGCAGTCTCCGAATCGTTCGAATCTGCTTGGGCAGCCTTACAATCCGGCTTCGAAGAGTATCGATATCCGACGATGATCCTCTCCGACAACGGCACCGCGTTCTCCGGTCGACGGCGAGGGACGATCTCCGAACTCGAACGTGAACTCGCCGCGCCCGGGATCGTCGCGATTTCCTCCTCAGTCGCGCATCCGCAAACCTGTGGGAAGGTCGAACGCCACCACCAGACGATGAAGAAATGGCTTGCCGCGCGCCCGGCCGCGGCGTCGCTGCCGCAACTGCAGATCCTGCTCGACGAGTACCGCCGTTTCTACAACAACCGGCCGCAGAAAACACTCGGCGGCGCCACCCCCAGCACGAGGTGGGCAGCGACGCCGCCGGCCGCACCCCATCCCACAGCGATGGTGGCAGCGGGGACGAGTACTCGCCCCAGTTCTCCGACCGGGGTGATCAAAATCCACGGTCTCTCGATCCACCTCGGTCGAGTATGGAAGAACCGCGAGACCGTCGTGTTCTGGCAGGGCGAGCGTTACGCGGTGTTCGTCGACGACGAACTCGCACGCGAGCTCGTCGTCGACCGCACCCACACCCGGCAACTTCTCAACCCACGAAAATCGTGA
- a CDS encoding aldo/keto reductase, translating into MKHRSVGTSGLRVSRLGLGTLTWGRDTDGDEAAAQLLAFAEAGGTLVDSSPAYGDGAAQRLLAELLDDVVPRDELIVSSSAGINPNPIGTDRVDCSRRGLLRQLDATLRELGTDYLDMWQVATWDPLTPVDEVAATLDYAVSSGKVRYVGVRGYLGWQLATAVGACGTTSLTATQAEYSLLARGVEEELFAAASHHGVGVFAAVPLAGGVLTGKYRGGIPVDSRGADDAHSGHVQSYLTDSSVRVVDAVVTAADGLGTSPLAVALAWARDRPGVASAVVGTRDLAQLTGVLVAEELELPAAIAAALDDVSA; encoded by the coding sequence ATGAAACACAGATCAGTCGGAACGAGCGGACTTCGGGTGTCTCGACTTGGGCTCGGCACACTGACCTGGGGACGCGACACGGACGGGGACGAGGCCGCCGCACAACTTCTGGCTTTCGCAGAGGCCGGCGGAACCCTGGTCGACAGTTCCCCCGCGTACGGTGACGGCGCCGCGCAACGACTCCTTGCCGAACTTCTCGACGACGTCGTCCCCCGCGACGAACTGATCGTCAGCTCGAGCGCGGGGATCAACCCCAACCCGATCGGCACGGATCGCGTTGACTGCTCACGGCGTGGCCTGCTCCGCCAATTGGACGCAACACTGCGCGAACTCGGCACCGACTACCTCGACATGTGGCAGGTCGCGACCTGGGATCCGCTGACCCCGGTCGACGAGGTCGCGGCAACTCTCGACTACGCGGTCTCGAGCGGCAAAGTCCGCTACGTCGGTGTGCGCGGATACCTCGGGTGGCAGTTGGCTACCGCCGTCGGAGCTTGCGGCACAACATCTCTCACCGCCACCCAAGCCGAGTACTCCCTCTTGGCGCGCGGCGTCGAAGAGGAATTGTTTGCCGCGGCATCACACCACGGCGTCGGAGTGTTTGCCGCTGTCCCCCTCGCCGGCGGCGTTCTCACCGGCAAGTACCGGGGCGGGATTCCCGTCGATTCCCGCGGGGCCGACGACGCACATTCCGGCCACGTGCAGAGCTATCTCACCGATTCCTCGGTACGGGTTGTCGACGCGGTCGTTACAGCCGCCGACGGTCTGGGTACCTCACCGTTGGCTGTTGCTCTCGCATGGGCCCGCGATCGCCCGGGAGTTGCCAGTGCCGTCGTCGGCACTCGGGACCTCGCACAACTGACGGGTGTGCTGGTAGCCGAGGAACTCGAGTTGCCCGCTGCGATCGCTGCAGCACTCGACGACGTGAGTGCGTAA
- a CDS encoding heme oxygenase (biliverdin-producing) — protein sequence MTTLDVDHSPADASAFSERIKAQTDAAHRETEQSRFVGALLGGELTTAGYAALLGQTYLVYTSLEEAGRAHADNALVNPFLSDDLLRVAALEADLEFLNGPNWREGLEALPATQRYVARLQEVAFDWPAGFVAHHYLRYMGDLSGGQIIRRMLERAYGFETDGLRFYIFDGIPKPKPFKDAYRANLDALAISPDDQQKFIDEVNLAYRLNGDLFADLEGDIESYLVK from the coding sequence ATGACCACGCTTGACGTAGACCACAGTCCCGCCGACGCGTCGGCGTTCTCCGAACGCATCAAAGCGCAGACCGACGCAGCGCACCGCGAAACCGAGCAGTCACGGTTCGTCGGCGCTCTGCTCGGCGGCGAACTGACCACCGCCGGATACGCGGCGCTACTGGGACAGACGTACCTGGTCTACACAAGCCTGGAGGAAGCCGGCCGTGCGCATGCCGACAACGCACTGGTCAACCCGTTCCTCTCCGACGATCTCCTCCGCGTCGCAGCGCTCGAGGCCGATCTCGAGTTTCTGAATGGACCGAACTGGCGTGAGGGCCTCGAGGCACTGCCCGCAACGCAGCGGTACGTGGCGCGTTTGCAGGAAGTTGCCTTCGACTGGCCGGCCGGCTTCGTGGCACACCACTACCTTCGCTACATGGGCGATCTGTCCGGTGGTCAGATCATCCGCCGCATGTTGGAGCGCGCGTACGGTTTCGAAACCGACGGCCTGCGTTTCTACATCTTCGACGGCATCCCCAAGCCCAAGCCGTTCAAGGACGCGTACCGCGCGAATCTCGACGCACTAGCAATTTCCCCCGACGATCAGCAGAAGTTCATCGACGAGGTCAATCTGGCCTACCGCCTCAACGGTGATCTGTTTGCCGATCTGGAGGGCGACATCGAGAGCTACCTCGTCAAATGA
- a CDS encoding hemin ABC transporter substrate-binding protein: protein MSKRWAAAALIAVAGFGLVACGSADNAGGAGSTQARTAVLEDSSPTPVSENPVAALPATVTGFDGVPVTITDNSRIVAADRYGTFAATTVALGLGDNLVGRDTAAKFPAVEDVPVVTVGGSSLSAEAILNLNPTVVLTDTSIGPQSVQDQLRAAGIPVVFFDPTRTLEGVPSQIQAVADALGVPEQGKALVSRTESEIDAARDLVPDDRDPLKIAFLYLRGSAITMIGGDGSGADSLIEALGAVDAGTASGITQKFAPITSEALIAAAPDAFLMMTDGLASIGGIDGLEKIPGIAQTPAGKNQRVVDMEDGVLLSFGPNTGRVMQSLAEAIYGPADS, encoded by the coding sequence ATGAGCAAGCGTTGGGCCGCCGCAGCACTGATCGCGGTTGCCGGTTTCGGATTGGTCGCGTGCGGGTCGGCGGACAACGCCGGCGGCGCCGGCTCAACGCAGGCTCGCACTGCGGTACTCGAGGATTCCAGCCCCACACCGGTGAGTGAGAATCCCGTTGCCGCGCTGCCCGCCACCGTCACAGGCTTCGACGGTGTCCCGGTCACGATTACGGACAACAGTCGGATCGTCGCCGCCGACCGGTACGGAACCTTTGCCGCAACCACCGTTGCACTCGGGCTCGGGGACAACCTGGTCGGCCGTGACACAGCGGCCAAGTTCCCGGCCGTCGAAGACGTCCCGGTCGTGACGGTGGGCGGTTCGTCGCTCAGTGCCGAAGCGATTCTCAATCTCAACCCGACCGTCGTTCTCACCGACACGAGCATCGGCCCGCAGAGTGTGCAGGACCAACTGCGGGCAGCCGGAATCCCCGTTGTCTTCTTCGATCCGACCCGCACGCTCGAAGGAGTCCCGTCACAAATCCAGGCCGTCGCCGACGCCCTCGGTGTACCGGAGCAGGGCAAGGCGCTGGTCAGTCGAACCGAGAGCGAAATCGACGCAGCGCGGGATCTGGTCCCCGATGACCGCGATCCCCTGAAGATCGCGTTTCTCTACCTCCGCGGATCAGCGATCACCATGATCGGCGGTGACGGATCCGGAGCCGATTCACTCATCGAGGCACTCGGCGCCGTCGATGCCGGAACAGCGTCCGGCATCACACAGAAGTTTGCGCCCATCACCAGTGAGGCACTCATCGCAGCAGCGCCCGACGCGTTTTTGATGATGACCGACGGTCTCGCTTCCATCGGCGGAATCGACGGTCTCGAGAAGATCCCCGGCATCGCCCAGACCCCGGCCGGAAAGAACCAGCGGGTCGTCGACATGGAAGACGGCGTCCTGCTCAGCTTCGGCCCCAATACCGGGCGAGTGATGCAATCGCTCGCCGAAGCAATCTACGGACCCGCTGATTCGTGA
- a CDS encoding SCO1664 family protein, translated as MSRPSGLDVQLEGELTVIGQITTASNATLVCDAVLGDESMRVVYKPVRGERPLWDFPDGTLAGREVASYLVSEALGWGVIPRTVLRDGPFGPGMVQKWIDTVDRHADVLGLPEIVDLCSPDNVPPGWFEVLQAFDSAGEPVSLIHADDPRLQRMAVLDVLINNADRKGGHALEGIDGSVYGVDHGICMHTDNKLRTVLWGWAGQQVPGPLIADVAELATTVDGSFGDELSELVTDEEIEALAQRARELTVSAVMPVPNGHRTIPWPAF; from the coding sequence GTGTCGAGGCCATCCGGGCTGGACGTCCAACTCGAGGGTGAGTTGACGGTGATCGGTCAGATCACCACTGCCAGCAACGCAACCTTGGTGTGCGACGCCGTTCTCGGCGACGAGTCGATGCGGGTCGTCTACAAGCCGGTGCGCGGCGAGCGCCCGTTGTGGGACTTCCCGGACGGGACTCTCGCGGGGCGAGAAGTGGCGTCGTATCTGGTGTCGGAAGCTCTGGGGTGGGGTGTCATCCCGCGAACGGTGTTGCGCGATGGACCTTTTGGCCCGGGAATGGTACAGAAATGGATCGACACCGTCGACCGTCACGCTGATGTGCTCGGTCTGCCGGAGATCGTGGATCTCTGTAGCCCGGACAATGTTCCGCCGGGATGGTTCGAGGTTCTTCAGGCGTTCGATTCAGCGGGCGAACCGGTGTCGCTGATTCACGCCGATGATCCGCGGCTGCAGCGGATGGCAGTCCTCGACGTCCTCATCAACAACGCAGATCGCAAGGGCGGTCATGCCCTCGAAGGGATCGACGGCTCCGTGTACGGCGTCGACCACGGCATCTGCATGCACACGGACAACAAACTGCGCACGGTGTTGTGGGGCTGGGCAGGCCAGCAAGTTCCCGGGCCGTTGATCGCGGATGTCGCGGAATTGGCAACTACCGTCGACGGCAGTTTCGGTGACGAACTCTCGGAACTGGTCACCGACGAGGAAATCGAGGCGCTGGCTCAGCGGGCGCGCGAGTTGACGGTGTCGGCAGTCATGCCGGTGCCGAACGGGCATCGAACGATCCCGTGGCCGGCGTTCTAG
- a CDS encoding DUF3090 domain-containing protein, with amino-acid sequence MSRAIHVFRTPDRFVAGTVGEPGDRSFYLQAVHEARVVSVLLEKQQVQVLADRMGLLLEEVHRRFGTEVPPEAGDITDLSPLVTPLDAEFRVGTMGLGWDADAGAVVVELLAVSETEFDESVVLDDSDDGPDAVRVFLTPEQAREFSLRSERVIAAGRAPCPLCGEPLAPDGHICVRTNGYRRGDSFGFAIDDADSDED; translated from the coding sequence ATGTCGCGCGCGATTCACGTATTTCGCACCCCTGACCGATTTGTCGCAGGGACCGTGGGAGAACCCGGTGACAGGTCTTTTTATCTCCAAGCCGTGCACGAGGCACGAGTTGTGAGCGTGTTGCTCGAAAAGCAGCAGGTGCAGGTACTGGCCGACAGGATGGGTCTACTCCTGGAAGAGGTGCATCGCCGTTTCGGCACCGAGGTTCCACCGGAAGCCGGTGACATCACCGACCTCAGTCCGCTGGTTACTCCGCTCGACGCCGAATTCCGCGTCGGCACGATGGGATTGGGCTGGGACGCAGATGCCGGCGCCGTCGTCGTGGAACTTCTTGCAGTCAGCGAAACCGAGTTCGACGAGTCGGTAGTGCTGGACGATTCGGACGACGGACCCGACGCGGTCCGCGTGTTCTTGACCCCGGAGCAGGCGCGCGAATTCTCGCTGCGATCCGAGCGCGTGATCGCCGCGGGTCGTGCTCCGTGTCCGCTGTGCGGCGAACCCCTCGCTCCGGACGGGCATATCTGTGTCAGGACAAACGGATATCGCCGCGGTGATTCTTTCGGATTCGCGATCGACGACGCAGACTCCGACGAGGACTGA
- a CDS encoding MarR family winged helix-turn-helix transcriptional regulator — protein sequence MAEDGLENWPTGRLLSTAARLVEHSWEQVLRSQDMTHAGLIVLHSIATSPASQRDIAKTARVTDQTMSRTVDRLERAGYVTRDTDPRDERRRVIAITASGQATYERLLELEKDEAALAFGFSDVAALREQLLRLVRSPELNPKYNEN from the coding sequence GTGGCCGAGGACGGGCTCGAAAACTGGCCGACAGGCCGCTTGTTGTCCACTGCGGCGCGCCTCGTCGAACACTCGTGGGAGCAGGTCCTGCGCAGCCAGGACATGACACACGCCGGTCTTATCGTCCTGCACTCCATCGCCACGTCCCCCGCGTCGCAGCGGGACATCGCCAAGACGGCTCGGGTCACCGACCAGACGATGAGCCGGACCGTCGATCGCCTCGAGCGTGCCGGGTACGTCACCCGAGACACCGATCCTCGCGACGAACGACGACGCGTCATCGCCATCACCGCATCCGGCCAGGCGACCTACGAACGTCTACTCGAACTCGAAAAGGACGAAGCCGCCCTCGCCTTCGGTTTCAGCGATGTCGCGGCATTGCGCGAACAGCTACTTCGGCTGGTTCGGTCCCCGGAACTCAATCCCAAGTACAACGAAAACTAG
- the mshC gene encoding cysteine--1-D-myo-inosityl 2-amino-2-deoxy-alpha-D-glucopyranoside ligase: protein MQSWSDTALPSVPGQGPPLRLYDTADRQVRPVTPGKTATMYVCGITPYDATHLGHAATYLTFDLVNRIWRDAGHDVHYVQNVTDVDDPLFERANRDGEDWMVLGMRETVLFREDMEALRVLPPKDYIGAVESINEVVELVEKFVASGAAYIVDDAEFPDVYFRADATEQFGYESGYDRETMEKFFAERGGDPDRAGKRNPLDALVWRAVRPGEPSWPSPFGPGRPGWHIECAAIALNRIGSGFDVQGGGSDLIFPHHEFSAAHAECATGDRRFARHYVHTGMIGLDGEKMSKSRGNLVFVSKLRGEGVDPAAIRLGLLSGHYRQDRAWTEQVLEDAQARLKVWREAAALSSAASATDTVARLRQHLADDLDTPKALDALDGWARRAIEGGGSDAQAPGEFADAVDALLGISLR from the coding sequence ATGCAGTCTTGGTCCGATACCGCACTCCCGTCCGTACCTGGTCAGGGGCCGCCGTTGCGGCTGTACGACACAGCCGACCGTCAGGTTCGTCCGGTTACCCCCGGGAAGACCGCCACGATGTACGTCTGTGGCATAACACCGTACGACGCCACCCATCTTGGGCACGCCGCCACGTACCTCACTTTCGACCTCGTGAACCGCATCTGGCGCGACGCCGGACACGACGTTCACTATGTCCAGAACGTGACAGACGTGGATGATCCGCTCTTCGAACGCGCCAACCGCGACGGCGAAGACTGGATGGTTCTCGGGATGCGCGAGACAGTGCTGTTCCGGGAAGACATGGAGGCACTGCGCGTGCTTCCGCCCAAGGACTACATCGGTGCCGTCGAATCGATCAACGAAGTTGTCGAACTCGTCGAGAAGTTCGTCGCATCCGGCGCGGCGTACATCGTCGACGACGCCGAGTTCCCCGACGTCTACTTCCGGGCCGACGCCACCGAGCAGTTCGGCTACGAATCCGGCTACGACCGCGAGACGATGGAGAAGTTCTTCGCCGAGCGCGGCGGCGATCCGGATCGCGCCGGCAAGCGCAATCCACTCGACGCGCTTGTGTGGCGGGCCGTCCGTCCGGGTGAGCCGTCATGGCCGTCACCGTTCGGTCCGGGTCGCCCCGGCTGGCACATCGAGTGCGCGGCCATCGCACTCAACCGCATCGGCTCCGGCTTCGACGTCCAGGGCGGCGGCAGCGACCTCATCTTCCCGCACCACGAGTTCTCGGCGGCGCACGCCGAATGTGCCACGGGTGATCGTCGATTTGCGCGTCACTACGTCCACACCGGCATGATCGGTCTGGACGGCGAGAAGATGTCGAAGAGTCGCGGCAACTTGGTGTTCGTCTCGAAACTTCGTGGCGAGGGAGTCGACCCCGCAGCGATCCGTCTCGGACTGCTCTCCGGCCACTACCGCCAGGACCGGGCCTGGACCGAACAGGTCCTCGAGGACGCCCAGGCGCGTCTGAAGGTCTGGCGTGAGGCAGCGGCCTTGAGTTCCGCTGCGTCCGCCACCGACACCGTCGCCCGTCTGCGTCAGCATCTCGCCGACGATCTCGACACCCCCAAGGCTCTGGACGCCCTCGACGGTTGGGCACGCCGCGCAATCGAAGGTGGGGGATCCGACGCACAGGCACCAGGCGAGTTCGCCGATGCCGTCGACGCTCTGCTGGGAATTTCGCTGCGCTGA
- a CDS encoding MMPL family transporter: MSTPTSTRRRLRWIVPALLVIGWLAIGGFGGPFAGKLSTVQQNDNTSFLPASAEATEVSKLQEGFTDTRFVPAIVVAERSGGIQGGDSAFLTDTVGKFVGTEGFGGASSPAIPSADGQALQLFLPIDSTVEVKTSVKELRAALESAPEGLTVLVTGPAGQVADLSAAFAGIDGLLLLVAGSVVILILIVVYRSPILPFVVIFSAVFALGLSSLLVYLLADADVIALNGQSQGILFILVFGAATDYALLLVSRYREELRIEQDKYSAMRVAWRATLEPVAASAGTVIAGVLCLLLSDLNSNRGLGPVAAIGIAASFLASMTFLPAILVLFGRTAYWPTKPKFDADVAHHDEANDHRFWAGLAARIGRHPRRFWVASTLVLVLFALMMPQFKASGVASSDVFLLDVDSVAGQEILGEHFDAGSGSPAIVIADADQLDAVVAASRVDGVSDVTVVQNGGAPLVVDGRVSLEATLTDAADSIEAENTIVRLRDSVHSVEGANALVGGVTATDLDTKTTSTRDRTLIIPVVVLVVFVILALLLRSLLAPLLLMGTVVLSFAATLGISSLVFDHVFGFPGADPVVPLFAFVFLVALGIDYNIFLMTRVREEAQKIGTRAGALRGLTVTGGVITSAGVVLAATFSALAVIPLLFLAQIAFIVAFGVLLDALIVRSLLVPALTYDIGQKIWWPSKLASTPEPVPDQPAPSEPSTSLH, translated from the coding sequence GTGAGCACACCCACGAGTACGCGTCGTCGCCTGAGATGGATTGTGCCAGCTCTGCTGGTAATCGGCTGGTTGGCGATCGGAGGTTTCGGTGGGCCGTTTGCCGGAAAACTGAGCACAGTGCAGCAGAACGACAACACGTCCTTTCTGCCCGCATCGGCGGAAGCAACCGAGGTGTCGAAGCTCCAGGAAGGTTTCACCGATACACGATTCGTCCCGGCCATTGTCGTCGCAGAACGTTCGGGTGGGATACAGGGCGGCGACAGCGCCTTCCTGACGGACACCGTCGGAAAGTTTGTCGGAACCGAAGGATTTGGTGGCGCGAGCTCGCCCGCGATTCCGTCGGCGGACGGTCAGGCGTTGCAGCTGTTCCTGCCGATCGACAGCACCGTCGAGGTCAAGACCTCGGTGAAGGAACTACGTGCTGCGCTCGAATCTGCGCCGGAGGGGCTGACGGTACTGGTGACCGGTCCGGCCGGTCAGGTCGCCGATCTCTCTGCCGCTTTTGCCGGCATCGACGGTCTGCTGCTGTTGGTGGCCGGATCAGTCGTGATTCTGATCTTGATCGTGGTGTATCGCAGTCCGATCCTGCCGTTCGTGGTCATTTTCTCGGCGGTCTTCGCGCTCGGCTTGTCGAGCCTGTTGGTGTATCTGCTGGCGGACGCCGACGTCATCGCGTTGAACGGTCAGAGCCAGGGCATTTTGTTCATCCTGGTATTCGGCGCCGCGACCGACTACGCGCTGCTGCTCGTCTCACGCTATCGCGAGGAACTGCGCATCGAGCAGGACAAATACTCGGCGATGCGGGTGGCATGGCGTGCGACGCTGGAACCCGTCGCGGCCTCCGCCGGCACCGTGATCGCGGGCGTTCTGTGCCTGTTGCTGTCGGATCTGAACTCGAACCGTGGACTGGGACCGGTCGCTGCCATCGGAATCGCCGCGTCGTTCCTCGCCTCGATGACATTCCTGCCCGCCATTCTGGTCCTGTTCGGACGTACCGCGTACTGGCCGACGAAGCCGAAATTCGACGCCGACGTCGCTCATCACGACGAGGCGAACGATCACCGGTTCTGGGCCGGACTTGCCGCTAGAATCGGGCGGCATCCGCGCCGCTTCTGGGTCGCGTCGACGCTGGTGCTGGTTCTCTTCGCGCTGATGATGCCGCAATTCAAGGCCAGCGGTGTGGCGTCGTCCGACGTGTTTCTGCTCGACGTGGACTCGGTGGCGGGCCAGGAGATTCTCGGTGAACACTTCGATGCCGGATCAGGTTCCCCGGCAATCGTGATCGCTGATGCGGATCAGCTGGATGCAGTTGTCGCGGCAAGTCGAGTCGACGGAGTCAGTGACGTCACTGTTGTGCAGAACGGGGGAGCGCCGCTTGTTGTCGACGGCCGTGTCTCGCTCGAGGCGACGCTGACCGATGCCGCCGATTCGATCGAGGCCGAAAACACGATTGTGCGACTACGTGATTCAGTCCACTCCGTCGAGGGGGCCAACGCCTTGGTCGGTGGCGTCACCGCAACGGATCTCGACACCAAGACCACGTCTACCCGCGACCGCACCCTGATCATTCCGGTGGTTGTGCTCGTCGTCTTCGTGATCCTCGCACTGTTACTGAGATCACTCCTTGCACCCTTGCTGCTGATGGGCACCGTTGTGCTCTCTTTTGCTGCGACACTGGGTATTTCGTCGCTCGTGTTCGATCACGTCTTCGGATTCCCCGGAGCAGATCCGGTGGTGCCGCTGTTCGCGTTCGTGTTCCTGGTCGCTCTCGGGATCGACTACAACATCTTCCTGATGACCAGAGTTCGGGAAGAGGCACAGAAGATCGGCACGCGGGCCGGCGCGCTTCGCGGACTGACCGTCACCGGCGGCGTGATCACGTCCGCCGGAGTTGTTCTGGCAGCAACCTTCTCGGCCTTGGCTGTGATCCCGCTGTTGTTCCTCGCGCAGATCGCCTTCATCGTGGCCTTCGGTGTGCTCCTCGACGCGCTCATTGTCCGATCGCTGCTGGTCCCGGCGCTGACGTACGACATCGGGCAGAAAATCTGGTGGCCGAGCAAGCTGGCGTCAACGCCCGAACCAGTGCCAGATCAGCCAGCACCTTCCGAGCCGTCGACGAGTCTCCACTAG
- a CDS encoding histidine phosphatase family protein, with protein MTVVLLRHGRSTSNTAHTLAGRTPGVELDDHGRKQADGVVDRLAGLDIAEIVRSPLLRCEQTVGPLAADRGLTPVVEERLVEVDYGQWTGRPLKDLLEEPLWKVVQRHASGAVFPDGEGLAQVQARAVAAIREHDRRLAKEHGKDVVWIACTHGDVIKSVLADAYAMHLDSFQRIVAEPASMSVIRYSTTSPFVLRVNDTGDALAAIGQAKAATNGSAPEQESVPGGEVGV; from the coding sequence ATGACAGTTGTCCTTCTGCGGCACGGGCGGTCGACGTCCAATACGGCCCACACACTTGCCGGTCGAACGCCGGGTGTGGAACTCGACGATCACGGCCGGAAACAGGCCGACGGCGTCGTCGACAGGTTGGCGGGTCTCGACATTGCCGAGATCGTCCGCTCGCCGCTGCTGCGGTGTGAGCAGACGGTGGGTCCGCTTGCCGCCGACCGCGGATTGACTCCCGTTGTCGAGGAGCGCCTCGTCGAGGTGGACTACGGCCAGTGGACGGGTCGTCCGCTGAAGGACTTGCTCGAAGAACCGCTGTGGAAAGTTGTGCAGCGCCACGCATCGGGTGCCGTCTTCCCCGACGGTGAAGGTCTGGCGCAGGTGCAAGCGCGGGCGGTTGCCGCGATTCGTGAACACGACAGAAGACTTGCCAAGGAGCATGGCAAGGATGTCGTCTGGATTGCCTGCACACACGGCGACGTCATCAAATCCGTACTGGCAGACGCGTACGCGATGCATCTCGACTCGTTTCAGCGCATCGTTGCAGAACCGGCGTCGATGAGTGTGATCCGATATTCCACCACCTCGCCCTTCGTGCTGCGCGTCAACGACACCGGAGACGCATTGGCGGCGATCGGTCAGGCCAAGGCGGCAACCAACGGCTCCGCCCCTGAGCAGGAATCCGTGCCAGGCGGCGAGGTCGGAGTGTGA